The DNA region CCTCATCGATACGCCCATCCCTCGATCACCACCAACGCCAACACGAGCACCAGAAGCGCTACTACATCATACAAAGTCAGACGTCGCGTGTCCAATGTGCGCAGATCGCCCGCGTATCCCCGGCTGAGCATCGCCTGATACACGCGCTCGCTGCGCTCATAGCTGCGCAGGAACAGATTGCCCACCATGTGTCCGGTCACCCGCGCCCGCCAGGCGATGGGCCGGCGCACCCGGCGACCGTCCGGCTGCGCGCTGCGGGCCTCCCGGGCGCGCATCAGCCGTTGCGCCTCGTCCGCCAGCACGAATAGATAACGGTACATGAAGGAGATGATCGCCACCAGCAGCCGGGGGACGCCGAGTTGCCGCAACGCCTGCATCAGGGCCGGATAGGATGTGGTCGCGGCGAGCAGGAGCGCCATCAACACCGAGAGCCACGATTTGACCATCACGGAGAGGAAG from Chloroflexota bacterium includes:
- the cbiQ gene encoding cobalt ECF transporter T component CbiQ is translated as MHISHLDQYVGLDSRIHRLDGRIKFIGTLAFVLACTVTPPGRWGAFLALWLLWAGCTALARVPHGLLLRRGLVALPFALAAVTLAFTRPGEALVTLPIWRWQVRVTDQGLIAFLSVMVKSWLSVLMALLLAATTSYPALMQALRQLGVPRLLVAIISFMYRYLFVLADEAQRLMRAREARSAQPDGRRVRRPIAWRARVTGHMVGNLFLRSYERSERVYQAMLSRGYAGDLRTLDTRRLTLYDVVALLVLVLALVVIEGWAYR